The Larus michahellis chromosome 2, bLarMic1.1, whole genome shotgun sequence genome window below encodes:
- the KLHL40 gene encoding kelch-like protein 40, with product MGLPFDQVEELRLYQQTLLQDGLKDMLDHNKFLDCVLKVKGKEFPCHRLVLAACSPYFRAMFLSDMEESKKREVSLEDVDPDVMGKILHYIYTSELEITEQNVQDIFSVANMFQIPSIFTVCVSFLQKRLCLSNCLAIFRLGLMLDCARLAVAARDFICDRFALVSRDEEFYQLSPDELIAIISSDSLNIEKEETVFEVVMKWVGTKDNESRQKALPVIFESIRFRLMPNDYIKDHVEKHTMVKSSPELLKKLQMVKDAQKGKFTVVRKKKVKKSSEKQAKDNVVNGAVDEEEDTEEDALPGILNDTMRFGMFLQDLIFMVSDSGAVAYDPTANECYFASLSTQIPKNHISLVTKENQIFIVGGLYYNEDSKEDPMSSYFLQYDHLDADWLGMPPLPSPRCLFGLGEAENSIFVVGGKELKEGEKTLDSVLCYDRLSFKWGEADSLPYAVYGHAVVSHKDLVYVIGGKGSDKKCLKKMSVYNPSKFEWKELAPMKTARSLFGATVHKDKIYVAAGVTDSGLTNSVEVYDIATNKWDTFTEFPQERSSVSLVSLAGVLYLLGGFATVETESGELVPTELNDVWRYDEEQKKWEGVLREIQYASGATFLPVRLNVLRLTKM from the exons ATGGGTTTGCCTTTTGATCAAGTGGAAGAACTGCGTCTTTACCAGCAAACTCTCCTCCAGGATGGACTCAAAGACATGTTGGACCACAATAAGTTTCTGGACTGCGTCTTAAAAGTCAAGGGGAAGGAGTTTCCCTGCCATCGGCTGGTGCTGGCAGCTTGCAGCCCGTATTTTCGAGCCATGTTCCTCTCGGACATGGAAGAGAGCAAGAAGAGGGAGGTCAGTTTGGAGGATGTTGATCCAGATGTCATGGGCAAGATCCTCCATTATATCTACACCTCTGAGCTGGAGATCACAGAGCAGAATGTGCAGGACATCTTCTCCGTGGCCAACATGTTCCAGATCCCCTCCATCTTCACCGTCTGTGTGTCCTTCTTGCAGAAACGGCTCTGCCTCAGCAACTGCTTGGCTATCTTCAGGTTGGGCTTGATGCTTGATTGTGCCCGGCTGGCTGTGGCAGCTAGGGATTTTATTTGCGATCGCTTTGCGCTGGTCTCTCGGGATGAGGAATTCTACCAGCTCTCCCCTGATGAGCTTATTGCAATCATCTCCAGTGACTCCCTCAACATCGAGAAAGAGGAGACCGTCTTCGaagtagtgatgaagtgggtggGGACCAAGGACAATGAGAGCCGACAGAAGGCCTTGCCTGTCATCTTTGAAAGCATCCGCTTCCGCCTCATGCCCAATGACTACATCAAGGACCATGTGGAGAAACACACTATGGTGAAGTCCAGCCCGGAGCTGCTTAAGAAACTGCAGATGGTGAAGGATGCCCAGAAAGGTAAATTCACGGtggtgaggaagaagaaagtgaagaaaagcagtgagaagcaAGCGAAAGACAATGTTGTCAATGGAGCAGTAGATGAAGAGGAAGATACAGAGGAGGATGCTCTCCCAGGGATCTTAAATGACACAATGCGCTTTGGGATGTTCCTCCAGGACCTTATTTTCATGGTGAGCGACAGTGGAGCAGTGGCCTATGATCCCACTGCCAATGAGTGCTACTTTGCCTCCCTGTCTACTCAAATCCCAAAGAATCACATCAGTCTGGTGACCAAAGAGAATCAGATCTTCATTGTTGGAGGACTGTACTACAACGAGGACAGCAAAGAGGATCCCATGAGTTCCTACTTCCTACAG TACGACCATCTGGACGCAGACTGGCTGGGGatgccccccctgccctcccctcgcTGTCTCTTTGGCCTGGGGGAGGCTGAAAACTCTATTTTTGTGGTCGGCGGGAAagaactgaaagagggagaaaagacctTGGATTCAGTCCTCTGCTATGACCGGCT GTCCTTCAAGTGGGGTGAAGCTGATTCTCTTCCCTATGCAGTCTATGGCCACGCAGTGGTTTCGCACAAGGACCTCGTCTATGTCATCGGTGGCAAAGGAAGCGACAA GAAGTGCCTGAAGAAGATGTCTGTCTACAACCCATCCAAGTTTGAGTGGAAGGAGCTGGCTCCCATGAAAACTGCCCGGTCCCTGTTCGGAGCCACTGTGCACAAGGACAAAATCTATGTGGCTGCTGGTGTGACCGACTCTGGCTTGACCAACTCGGTGGAAGTGTATGACATTGCCACCAACAA GTGGGACACTTTCACTGAGTTCCCTCAGGAGCGCAGCTCAGTCAGCCTGGTGAGCTTGGCTGGGGTGCTCTACCTGCTCGGAGGTTTCGCCACGGTGGAGACGGAGTCAGGAGAGCTGGTGCCAACGGAGCTGAATGACGTTTGGAG ATATGATGAAGAGCAGAAGAAGTGGGAAGGAGTCCTCCGGGAGATCCAATATGCCTCCGGTGCCACTTTCCTTCCCGTACGCCTCAATGTTTTGCGCCTGACAAAGATGTAG